A window from Sandaracinaceae bacterium encodes these proteins:
- a CDS encoding LysM peptidoglycan-binding domain-containing protein, which produces MATVVRSGWLAALLFLSFFALDGVAHAQREHTVRSGQSLARVARRYEVSVTSLAAANGLSRDAQLRPGQVLRIPERGVHYVARGDTLASIARDHECSVRDLRRLNRLRDGSTLRIGQRLRLPGFDASEERQQAARRWGEPRHPGVAVLYRRTLDRRLRVRLVDSRGRARRVARRRLREMMRPRLHGRNGRLGPLPPTRLVEILARVSDHFGGRQITIVSGYRHSGGNTRESSRHTQGHALDIRVRGVPNHAVRDYLRSFDRVGVGFYPRSHFVHIDVRDRSAYWVDWSRPGEAPRYQRRGQAAPGDATREQVRSAGMGGDDGAEEAGEGSAALEDEGPGSIASDGDENDDAESDE; this is translated from the coding sequence ATGGCAACGGTAGTCCGCAGCGGGTGGTTGGCCGCCCTCCTCTTCCTCTCCTTCTTTGCCCTGGACGGCGTCGCCCACGCGCAGCGCGAGCACACCGTGCGTTCGGGTCAGAGCCTCGCCCGCGTCGCGCGCCGCTACGAGGTCAGCGTGACCAGCCTCGCGGCGGCGAACGGCCTCTCCCGCGACGCCCAGCTCCGCCCCGGCCAGGTGCTGCGGATCCCGGAGCGCGGGGTCCACTACGTCGCGCGCGGTGACACTCTCGCGAGCATCGCCCGCGACCACGAGTGCAGCGTGCGCGACCTGCGGCGGCTGAACCGGCTGCGGGACGGCTCCACCCTCCGGATCGGCCAGCGGCTGCGGCTCCCCGGGTTCGACGCGAGCGAGGAGCGCCAGCAGGCGGCGCGGCGGTGGGGAGAGCCGCGCCACCCAGGCGTGGCCGTGCTCTACCGCCGAACCCTGGACCGACGCCTCCGCGTCCGGCTGGTCGATTCGCGCGGTCGCGCGCGCCGGGTCGCGCGCCGCAGGCTTCGCGAGATGATGCGCCCGCGCCTCCACGGCCGAAACGGGCGCCTCGGCCCTCTGCCTCCGACACGGCTCGTCGAGATCCTCGCGCGCGTGTCCGACCACTTCGGCGGCCGACAGATCACCATCGTCAGCGGCTACCGACACTCCGGCGGCAACACGCGCGAGAGCAGCCGCCACACCCAGGGGCACGCGCTGGACATCCGCGTGCGCGGCGTACCGAACCACGCGGTGCGTGACTACCTGCGCAGCTTCGACCGCGTCGGCGTGGGCTTCTATCCGCGCAGCCACTTCGTGCACATCGACGTGCGCGACCGCAGCGCCTACTGGGTCGACTGGTCCCGCCCCGGCGAGGCCCCGCGCTACCAGCGTCGCGGTCAGGCGGCCCCCGGGGACGCCACCCGCGAGCAGGTCCGCAGCGCGGGCATGGGCGGCGACGACGGCGCGGAAGAGGCGGGCGAAGGCTCCGCCGCGCTCGAAGACGAGGGCCCCGGCTCGATCGCCTCCGACGGCGACGAGAACGACGACGCCGAGAGCGACGAATAG
- a CDS encoding helix-turn-helix domain-containing protein: protein MEHEDESPAMLEAPHPSEARRTRVENASAGDGGGGTAPRGAEGSALDTRAPETRGPDTRGSEGLTRESERSVAAKSAEKPAADKLVEKPAPAKKKRPQKGPGSNPNNVRKLRIERMMSKAELARRANLSVLTIDRVEKGYGCRMDTKRKILEALGLSLGDRVRVFGEEE, encoded by the coding sequence ATGGAGCACGAGGACGAGTCGCCGGCGATGCTCGAGGCACCGCACCCCAGCGAGGCCCGGCGCACGCGTGTCGAGAACGCGTCGGCGGGTGATGGCGGCGGCGGAACGGCGCCACGCGGGGCCGAAGGCAGCGCGCTGGATACGCGCGCTCCCGAGACCCGAGGCCCTGATACGCGAGGGTCGGAGGGTCTCACGCGCGAGTCCGAGCGCTCGGTCGCGGCCAAGTCGGCGGAGAAGCCGGCCGCCGACAAGCTGGTCGAGAAGCCGGCGCCGGCCAAGAAGAAGCGGCCCCAGAAGGGCCCGGGGTCCAACCCGAACAACGTCCGCAAGCTCCGGATCGAGCGCATGATGTCGAAGGCGGAGCTGGCCCGGCGCGCGAACCTCTCGGTCCTGACCATCGATCGGGTCGAGAAGGGCTACGGCTGCCGCATGGACACCAAGCGGAAGATCCTCGAGGCGCTCGGGCTGAGCCTCGGCGACCGCGTTCGGGTGTTCGGCGAAGAGGAGTGA
- the pilM gene encoding type IV pilus assembly protein PilM, giving the protein MSEGKNLVGVDIGSHSIKVAEIKEKRGGARSLVRFGYHPLPSDTIVDGHIINSGAVIEGLQKLFHKARRKDVALRVSGHSVIIKKITMPQMTIAELQEQITWEAEQHIPFDLAEVQIDWQVLSQRPEQGQMDVLLVAAKKEEINDLTNLASEAKLRPRVVDLDAFTVQNAFEAGYGPPPLDQTVVLLHVGASLTTLNILAEGSTSFTRDIANGGNQITEEIQRSLGISAEEAEAYKCGGDGRGLVPREVPEIIGTVVEQLAGEIQRSLDFYLATSGGGEISRVLVSGGTANIRALLDAIERRCRVPVERLDPLRVATPDKGVDPALLQARAPESAVAIGLALRKEREKRA; this is encoded by the coding sequence ATGTCGGAAGGCAAGAACCTGGTCGGAGTCGACATCGGCTCGCATTCGATCAAGGTCGCGGAGATCAAGGAGAAGCGGGGAGGCGCCCGCTCACTCGTTCGCTTTGGGTATCACCCTCTGCCGAGCGACACGATCGTCGACGGCCACATCATCAACTCCGGCGCGGTCATCGAGGGGCTCCAGAAGCTCTTCCACAAGGCGCGGCGCAAGGACGTCGCCCTGCGCGTGAGCGGACACTCCGTGATCATCAAGAAGATCACGATGCCGCAGATGACCATCGCGGAGCTCCAGGAGCAGATCACCTGGGAGGCGGAGCAGCACATCCCCTTCGACCTGGCGGAGGTCCAGATCGACTGGCAGGTGCTCTCGCAGCGCCCCGAGCAGGGGCAGATGGACGTGCTCCTCGTCGCCGCGAAGAAAGAGGAGATCAACGACCTCACGAACCTCGCGAGCGAGGCGAAGCTGCGGCCCAGGGTCGTCGACCTCGACGCGTTCACCGTTCAGAACGCGTTCGAGGCAGGGTACGGGCCGCCGCCGTTGGACCAGACCGTCGTGCTCCTGCACGTCGGCGCGTCCCTGACGACGCTCAACATCCTCGCCGAGGGATCGACCTCGTTCACGCGCGACATCGCCAACGGTGGCAACCAGATCACCGAGGAGATCCAGCGGAGCCTCGGGATCAGCGCCGAGGAGGCCGAGGCCTACAAGTGCGGCGGGGACGGGCGAGGGCTGGTGCCGCGCGAGGTGCCGGAGATCATCGGTACGGTGGTCGAGCAGCTCGCGGGCGAGATCCAGCGGTCCCTCGACTTCTACCTGGCGACGAGCGGCGGGGGCGAGATCAGCCGCGTGCTCGTCTCGGGCGGCACCGCCAACATTCGCGCGCTCCTCGACGCGATCGAGCGCCGCTGTCGGGTCCCGGTGGAGCGGCTCGATCCGCTGCGCGTCGCCACGCCCGACAAGGGCGTCGACCCCGCGCTGTTGCAGGCGCGCGCCCCAGAGTCCGCGGTCGCCATCGGGTTGGCGCTCCGCAAAGAACGGGAGAAGCGGGCATGA